The segment NNNNNNNNNNNNNNNNNNNNNNNNNNNNNNNNNNNNNNNNNNNNNNNNNNNNNNNNNNNNNNNNNNNNNNNNNNNNNNNNNNNNNNNNNNNNNNNNNNNNNNNNNNNNNNNNNNNNNNNNNNNNNNNNNNNNNNNNNNNNNNNNNNNNNNNNNNNNNNNNNNNNNNNNNNNNNNNNNNNNNNNNNNNNNNNNNNNNNNNNNNNNNNNNNNNNNNNNNNNNNNNNNNNNNNNNNNNNNNNNNNNNNNNNNNNNNNNNNNNNNNNNNNNNNNNNNNNNNNNNNNNNNNNNNNNNNNNNNNNNNNNNNNNNNNNNNNNNNNNNNNNNNNNNNNNNNNNNNNNNNNNNNNNNNNNNNNNNNNNNNNNNNNNNNNNNNNNNNNNNNNNNNNNNNNNNNNNNNNNNNNNNNNNNNNNNNNNNNNNNNNNNNNNNNNNNNNNNNNNNNNNNNNNNNNNNNNNNNNNNNNNNNNNNNNNNNNNNNNNNNNNNNNNNNNNNNNNNNNNNNNNNNNNNNNNNNNNNNNNNNNNNNNNNNNNNNNNNNNNNNNNNNNNNNNNNNNNNNNNNNNNNNNNNNNNNNNNNNNNNNNNNNNNNNNNNNNNNNNNNNNNNNNNNNNNNNNNNNNNNNNNNNNNNNNNNNNNNNNNNNNNNNNNNNNNNNNNNNNNNNNNNNNNNNNNNNNNNNNNNNNNNNNNNNNNNNNNNNNNNNNNNNNNNNNNNNNNNNNNNNNNNNNNNNNNNNNNNNNNNNNNNNNNNNNNNNNNNNNNNNNNNNNNNNNNNNNNNNNNNNNNNNNNNNNNNNNNNNNNNNNNNNNNNNNNNNNNNNNNNNNNNNNNNNNNNNNNNNNNNNNNNNNNNNNNNNNNNNNNNNNNNNNNNNNNNNNNNNNNNNNNNNNNNNNNNNNNNNNNNNNNNNNNNNNNNNNNNNNNNNNNNNNNNNNNNNNNNNNNNNNNNNNNNNNNNNNNNNNNNNNNNNNNNNNNNNNNNNNNNNNNNNNNNNNNNNNNNNNNNNNNNNNNNNNNNNNNNNNNNNNNNNNNNNNNNNNNNNNNNNNNNNNNNNNNNNNNNNNNNNNNNNNNNNNNNNNNNNNNNNNNNNNNNNNNNNNNNNNNNNNNNNNNNNNNNNNNNNNNNNNNNNNNNNNNNNNNNNNNNNNNNNNNNNNNNNNNNNNNNNNNNNNNNNNNNNNNNNNNNNNNNNNNNNNNNNNNNNNNNNNNNNNNNNNNNNNNNNNNNNNNNNNNNNNNNNNNNNNNNNNNNNNNNNNNNNNNNNNNNNNNNNNNNNNNNNNNNNNNNNNNNNNNNNNNNNNNNNNNNNNNNNNNNNNNNNNNNNNNNNNNNNNNNNNNNNNNNNNNNNNNNNNNNNNNNNNNNNNNNNNNNNNNNNNNNNNNNNNNNNNNNNNNNNNNNNNNNNNNNNNNNNNNNNNNNNNNNNNNNNNNNNNNNNNNNNNNNNNNNNNNNNNNNNNNNNNNNNNNNNNNNNNNNNNNNNNNNNNNNNNNNNNNNNNNNNNNNNNNNNNNNNNNNNNNNNNNNNNNNNNNNNNNNNNNNNNNNNNNNNNNNNNNNNNNNNNNNNNNNNNNNNNNNNNNNNNNNNNNNNNNTGCTCCTTTCCAAACACTGCCCTAAATGCATCATCAGCTGTTTCCCCAGAATTTTGGCGATTTTGAAGTTCAGcctattgaataaaaaattggcATCCATAGTGAATTGTAAGTACTATTTCATTTCGAATCCTATGATAGCGATCAAGCATTAAATTATTatgaaaacttttcataaaaaataattaaacaatgtCGACAAATAATAGATATCTCCTCGAACTtgcacaagaagaagaagaagaaggcatacgtgattaaaatttaatgtagtCAAACTCCCCACAATataaatgttaagtatgaataAAGTTCACTAATAATCCTATTTGAAAAACTTACTATTTCAACTTGGGTATCAGCCTGGATTCCCTTTCCCGTCTTGGTACGAGTTGCAATAAATATTTCAGGCTTTGATGGTTCTTCGTTGTTGTCTTTGGCTGCACGCTACagattatatcaaaagaaattttaaaaaatcagtaAGTTCttataaagtacaaaaaaatgaaaatcaaattttgtatgaaatgtCAGCTAAGCATTACCAATGCCACGCGTACTCTAGCAAAATTAATAGGTCCCATTTGTTTTTTCCTGTTTTGAGAATTCATCTCGCATATAGCCTATTGTTAAAAACAAAGAGATAATTGAATTGATATGTATAAAAAGAATAGATATGAAACAGAATTAGGCGATGAGTGGAAATGCACCATTTTAACATTACTTGAACAGTTGGGTGTTTCCAATACTCGATCAACTGGCGGAATTGATTATGTGGAATGCCATCAGGACATTTTgcaagcatatcctcaagggtactgtttttatcaaaacaattctttttaattttttgcttgtGTCGCCTCCAAGCATCACGAAGACCAGTCATCACCCACTTCTTTCCTTCTACTGGTAGTAGAAATTTGGActatgcaaaataaaatatatttagtttcagtaagttaaaaaaatatgaattctcaAGAGTGGTTGTTTTTACATTGACGTATTCCCACATGCGCGTTTTAGTATCCTTTGGCACCACATGCCAGTGTACATCAAGCTGATGAATCTACGATTCCTTGCAATTGTTCCTATTAAGTGGCTTAATTGTGACACTATCTTATTAGTTGGTCCCACCGCTTGTCCTTTATCAAATGTcacctcctttctttcttccaaatttcttgCATGAATATCCTTACATGTTGTATGTCCTCGAACATTTTTTGGCTTCGACATTTCTAGATTGATATAACAGACATGaaataagatatttattttataatgagtTCTTAATCTTACAAGATTTAAAACATACCTTTTGTACTACAATCAATGTTAATTTCCTCTTCTTGTTCCACACGATCATCCAATCCTTTGTTATGTTCATTAATAATAGGAGTATGCATAAATTCGACATCACTAGTTGTGTTGTTGTCACGTTTTGTTTCATCATCTTTGTGTATACCTTGATCTTTTCGAAACTGATCAAGAGTACTAGCTGGTATGACCGGCTTCCTCTTTACCTGTTTGCAATTCGGTAGATCAAGAATATCATGTCGTGCCTCTCCATTACCTAGTGTTGTTCCAGTCGCATATGCTGAAGCAGTAACATCTTTATTGAATGACGTATGGAACCTAGAATTATTCATAGGAAGTTTAGTTCAATTATCTTGAATGGACTCTTCAAATTGAAATAACCTCTGTTTAGTTTGTCCTTTCCCTGCAATCATACGTGAGGTTCTAAGCTCTTCCCTTGAAGACGATTGAATGACTGATTTGTGCCCAAGCAATTTACTCTTTCCTTGTTGTGGAATGAAATCCtcaaaattctttcttttatgtgATATTAGTGCCTGCTCTTTCTTAGCTTTATCATTGCGTTCATTTGCAAGTTGTTCTCTCTTAATCTTGAATTTGTTGGCCAATTCAGCACTTGATCGGTATTGCATATCAACATCCAGATTCTTCAATGGACTTTGAGCTTTGTTTggattcaaaccctttttctttagcATTGTTGATTGATTCATTGTTTTTGCTTTGTTTAAATCTCTTCAATTTATTTCCCAATAGTAAGTAAACCTACAAAATAATAAGATCGTTTAAGTGAAAGAAGTAGCAGCAatgtaattttgatataaggTTCAGAGATGGATAGCTTATTATAGTAGATTGCAACATTTGCGTTTctaaaattttcagaatttctatAATTTCCAGAACGTCCAAAATTTCCTGAATTTATACAATAAAGTACTGTATAATATTGCGTAACTTATACAAAACAGTAATGTAATTACAGAACTCAttttaaatcacataataagtAAAACACACATACGTACAACAATGTAGGTGCAACACTATAATGAGTAAAGGTGCTAAAAGAGGAAGTAGACATAAAATCATACACATAGAGTCAGGATCTCTCATATAAAGGATTCATATATGCAATACCAACTAACTGAAATAAAGCATAATTGTTGATACACTTTAATTAAGTTTGGTATTTGTCA is part of the Solanum pennellii chromosome 8, SPENNV200 genome and harbors:
- the LOC107027486 gene encoding uncharacterized protein LOC107027486, which translates into the protein MNQSTMLKKKGLNPNKAQSPLKNLDVDMQYRSSAELANKFKIKREQLANERNDKAKKEQALISHKRKNFEDFIPQQGKSKLLGHKSVIQSSSREELRTSRMIAGKGQTKQRFHTSFNKDVTASAYATGTTLGNGEARHDILDLPNCKQVKRKPVIPASTLDQFRKDQGIHKDDETKRDNNTTSDVEFMHTPIINEHNKGLDDRVEQEEEINIDCSTKEMSKPKNVRGHTTCKDIHARNLEERKEVTFDKGQAVGPTNKIVSQLSHLIGTIARNRRFISLMYTGMWCQRILKRACGNTSITLEDMLAKCPDGIPHNQFRQLIEYWKHPTVQAICEMNSQNRKKQMGPINFARVRVALRAAKDNNEEPSKPEIFIATRTKTGKGIQADTQVEIVIYNFWKVEEPPSDSPSGFGEYQP